One genomic segment of Streptomyces sp. TLI_146 includes these proteins:
- the pth gene encoding aminoacyl-tRNA hydrolase produces MTTEANAPWLVVGLGNPGPEYAGNRHNVGFMVADLLASRIGGKFKAHKARAQVVEGRIGPAGPLNRRVILAKPLSYMNLSGGPVTQLRDFYKVPVENIVAVHDELDIDYGVLRLKLGGGDNGHNGLKSMTKSFGPDYHRVRFGIGRPPGRMQVADFVLKDFSSTERKELDYFVDRAADAVEALVIEGLERAQMTYNS; encoded by the coding sequence ATGACCACGGAAGCGAACGCCCCCTGGCTGGTCGTGGGGCTCGGCAACCCCGGCCCCGAGTACGCGGGCAACCGGCACAACGTCGGCTTCATGGTGGCCGACCTGCTCGCCTCGCGCATCGGCGGCAAGTTCAAGGCGCACAAGGCGCGGGCCCAGGTCGTCGAGGGCCGCATCGGCCCGGCCGGACCGCTGAACCGCCGTGTGATCCTCGCCAAGCCCCTGTCGTACATGAACCTGTCGGGCGGCCCGGTCACCCAGCTGCGCGACTTCTACAAGGTGCCGGTGGAGAACATCGTCGCCGTCCACGACGAGCTGGACATCGACTACGGAGTGCTCCGCCTGAAGCTCGGCGGCGGCGACAACGGCCACAACGGCCTCAAGTCGATGACCAAGTCGTTCGGCCCGGACTACCACCGCGTCCGCTTCGGCATCGGCCGCCCGCCCGGCCGGATGCAGGTCGCGGACTTCGTCCTGAAGGACTTCTCCTCGACCGAGCGCAAGGAGCTCGACTACTTCGTGGACCGCGCGGCCGACGCCGTCGAAGCGCTGGTCATCGAGGGTCTTGAGCGCGCGCAGATGACGTACAACTCCTAG
- a CDS encoding ribose-phosphate diphosphokinase gives MTGIKTTGEKKLMLFSGRAHPELAEEVAHQLGVGLVPTKAFDFANGEIYVRFQESARGADCFLIQSHTAPINKWIMEQLIMIDALKRASARSITVIVPSYGYARQDKKHKGREPISARLVADLLKTAGADRILTVDLHTDQIQGFFDGPVDHLTALPVLADYVGAKVDRSKLTIVSPDAGRVRVADRWCDRLDAPLAIVHKRRDKDVANQVTVHEVVGDVKGRVCVLVDDMIDTGGTICAAADALFAHGAEDVIVTATHGILSGPAADRLKNSKVSEFVFTNTLPDPADLELDKVTVLSIAPSIARAVREVFEDGSVTSLFEEQ, from the coding sequence GTGACCGGGATCAAGACGACCGGCGAGAAGAAGCTGATGCTCTTCTCCGGCCGCGCCCACCCCGAGCTGGCCGAGGAGGTCGCGCACCAGCTGGGTGTCGGCCTCGTGCCGACGAAGGCCTTCGACTTCGCCAACGGTGAGATCTACGTCCGCTTCCAGGAGTCGGCGCGCGGCGCCGACTGCTTCCTGATCCAGAGCCACACGGCTCCGATCAACAAGTGGATCATGGAGCAGCTGATCATGATCGACGCGCTGAAGCGCGCGTCGGCCCGCTCCATCACCGTCATCGTGCCGTCCTACGGGTACGCCCGCCAGGACAAGAAGCACAAGGGCCGCGAGCCGATCTCGGCCCGTCTGGTCGCCGACCTGCTGAAGACCGCGGGCGCCGACCGGATCCTCACGGTCGACCTGCACACCGACCAGATCCAGGGCTTCTTCGACGGCCCGGTCGACCACCTCACCGCCCTGCCGGTCCTCGCGGACTACGTGGGCGCCAAGGTCGACCGCTCCAAGCTGACGATCGTCTCCCCGGACGCGGGCCGCGTGCGCGTCGCCGACCGCTGGTGCGACCGTCTGGACGCCCCCCTGGCGATCGTCCACAAGCGCCGCGACAAGGACGTCGCCAACCAGGTGACCGTCCACGAGGTCGTCGGTGACGTCAAGGGCCGCGTCTGCGTCCTGGTCGACGACATGATCGACACCGGTGGCACCATCTGCGCCGCCGCCGACGCCCTGTTCGCGCACGGCGCCGAGGACGTCATCGTGACGGCCACGCACGGCATCCTGTCCGGCCCGGCCGCCGACCGCCTGAAGAACTCCAAGGTCAGCGAGTTCGTCTTCACGAACACCCTGCCCGACCCGGCCGACCTGGAGCTGGACAAGGTCACCGTCCTCTCCATCGCCCCGTCGATCGCCCGCGCGGTCCGCGAGGTCTTCGAGGACGGCTCGGTCACCAGCCTCTTCGAGGAGCAGTAG
- a CDS encoding 50S ribosomal protein L25/general stress protein Ctc, with translation MSEIKLAAEVRNSFGKGAARSIRRENKVPAVVYGHGTEPVHVTLPGHELLLALRTPNVLLSLDIDGKNELAIPKAVQRDAIKGYLVHVDLLLVRRGEKVTVEVAVETEGDLAPGSFLVENVLNTLSVEAEATHIPTSVTVSIEGLEAGASIHAKDVPLPKGTTLATDPEAVVIQILAAQAEEPAAEAAEGDASAEA, from the coding sequence ATGTCCGAGATCAAGCTTGCCGCCGAGGTCCGTAACAGCTTCGGCAAGGGCGCCGCCCGCAGCATCCGCCGTGAGAACAAGGTTCCGGCCGTCGTCTACGGCCACGGCACCGAGCCGGTCCACGTCACCCTGCCGGGCCACGAGCTGCTGCTCGCCCTGCGTACCCCGAACGTCCTGCTCTCCCTGGACATCGACGGCAAGAACGAGCTGGCGATCCCGAAGGCCGTCCAGCGCGACGCCATCAAGGGCTACCTGGTCCACGTCGACCTGCTGCTCGTCCGCCGCGGCGAGAAGGTCACGGTCGAGGTCGCCGTCGAGACCGAGGGCGACCTGGCCCCGGGCAGCTTCCTCGTCGAGAACGTGCTGAACACGCTCTCCGTCGAGGCCGAGGCCACCCACATCCCGACCTCCGTGACCGTCTCCATCGAGGGCCTGGAGGCCGGCGCCTCCATCCACGCCAAGGACGTCCCGCTGCCCAAGGGCACCACGCTGGCCACCGACCCCGAGGCCGTCGTCATCCAGATCCTGGCCGCCCAGGCCGAGGAGCCGGCCGCCGAGGCCGCCGAGGGCGACGCGTCCGCCGAGGCCTGA
- the glmU gene encoding bifunctional UDP-N-acetylglucosamine diphosphorylase/glucosamine-1-phosphate N-acetyltransferase GlmU — translation MSANRPAAVVVLAAGEGTRMKSATPKVLHEICGRSLVGHVVAAARELDPEHLVVVVGHAREQVAAHLGAIDASVRTAVQYEQNGTGHAVRMALEELGQSIEGTVVVVCGDTPLLTGATLAELTRAHEADGNAVTVLTAEVPDSSGYGRIVRDGESGAVTAIVEHKDATEAQRAIKEINSGVFAFDGALLADALGKVRTDNSQGEEYLTDVLGILREAGHRVGASVGGDHREILGINNRVQLAEARRLLNDRLLEHAMLAGVTVVDPATTFVDVTVTFEQDALVHPGTQLLGSTHLGRGAEVGPNSRLTNTSVGADARVDNAVAYDSEVGEGASVGPYAYLRPGTRLGVKAKIGTYVETKNATIGEGTKVPHLSYVGDATIGEFTNIGAASVFVNYDGEAKHHTTIGSHCKTGSDNMFVAPVTVGDGAYTAAGSVITKDVPAGSLAVARGQQRNIEGWVARKRPGSAAAQAAAAASEEAVGEN, via the coding sequence GTGAGCGCCAACCGCCCGGCAGCCGTCGTCGTCCTCGCCGCGGGTGAGGGCACCCGCATGAAGTCGGCCACCCCCAAGGTCCTGCACGAGATCTGCGGGCGCTCGCTCGTCGGCCACGTCGTCGCGGCCGCCCGCGAGCTCGACCCCGAGCACCTCGTCGTGGTCGTCGGCCACGCCCGTGAGCAGGTCGCCGCACACCTCGGCGCGATCGACGCCTCGGTGCGCACCGCCGTCCAGTACGAGCAGAACGGCACCGGCCACGCCGTGCGGATGGCCCTGGAGGAGCTCGGCCAGTCCATCGAGGGCACCGTCGTGGTGGTCTGCGGCGACACCCCGCTGCTCACCGGCGCCACGCTGGCGGAGCTGACCCGTGCGCACGAGGCGGACGGCAACGCCGTCACCGTGCTCACCGCCGAGGTCCCCGACTCCAGCGGCTACGGCCGGATCGTGCGCGACGGCGAGTCCGGCGCGGTCACCGCGATCGTCGAGCACAAGGACGCCACCGAGGCCCAGCGCGCCATCAAGGAGATCAACTCCGGCGTCTTCGCCTTCGACGGCGCCCTGCTCGCGGACGCGCTCGGCAAGGTCCGCACCGACAACAGCCAGGGCGAGGAGTACCTCACCGACGTCCTCGGCATCCTGCGCGAGGCCGGGCACCGCGTCGGCGCCTCGGTCGGCGGCGACCACCGCGAGATCCTCGGCATCAACAACCGCGTCCAGCTCGCCGAGGCCCGCCGGCTGCTCAACGACCGCCTGCTGGAGCACGCGATGCTCGCGGGCGTCACCGTCGTCGACCCGGCGACCACCTTCGTCGACGTCACCGTCACCTTCGAGCAGGACGCGCTCGTCCACCCCGGCACCCAGCTGCTCGGCTCCACGCACCTGGGCCGCGGCGCCGAGGTCGGCCCCAACTCCCGGCTGACCAACACCTCGGTCGGCGCGGACGCGCGCGTGGACAACGCCGTGGCGTACGACTCCGAGGTCGGCGAGGGCGCGTCGGTGGGCCCGTACGCCTATCTGCGCCCGGGCACCCGCCTCGGCGTGAAGGCCAAGATCGGCACGTACGTCGAGACCAAGAACGCGACGATCGGCGAGGGCACCAAGGTCCCGCACCTGTCGTACGTGGGCGACGCGACCATCGGCGAGTTCACCAACATCGGCGCCGCGAGCGTCTTCGTGAACTACGACGGCGAGGCCAAGCACCACACCACGATCGGCTCGCACTGCAAGACGGGCTCGGACAACATGTTTGTTGCTCCTGTCACAGTGGGGGACGGCGCCTACACCGCGGCCGGGTCCGTCATCACCAAGGACGTGCCCGCCGGCTCGCTGGCCGTCGCCCGTGGCCAGCAGCGGAATATCGAGGGCTGGGTGGCCCGCAAGCGGCCGGGCAGCGCCGCCGCGCAGGCGGCTGCGGCCGCCTCCGAAGAGGCCGTTGGCGAAAACTGA